The following coding sequences lie in one Herpetosiphonaceae bacterium genomic window:
- a CDS encoding N-acetylmuramoyl-L-alanine amidase produces the protein MSDSSFSRRSFLKMSVGVGSSVVIGGVELRFASPSSASPAPVDLAAVTAPNIIGCDTWGARQPTEPITVLSSKPTKVIVHHTATSNSTDYSLAHAYSLARAIQNYHMDNNGWIDTGQQFTISRGGYVLEGRHRSLEVLQGGVNHVRGAHCLNQNDVAVGIENEGTYITATPPQALYDKLVAMCAYICQQYGIPSTEIYGHRDFNATECPGDKLYAMLPQLRSDVAALIGGPTPRVWPIVQRGHTGERVKTVQYLLREHGQSLTVDGIFGSGTERAVKKFQSSKGLTADGIVGAQTWEVLVIVTKQGDSGDAVRAVQSQLVSKGYSLVIDGIFGPATDSAVRSFQTSRGLTVDGIVSLNTWNALVQ, from the coding sequence ATGTCCGACTCATCGTTTTCTCGTCGCTCGTTCCTCAAGATGTCGGTTGGCGTTGGCTCAAGCGTAGTAATCGGCGGCGTTGAGCTGCGCTTCGCGTCGCCCTCCTCCGCCTCGCCCGCGCCCGTCGATCTCGCCGCCGTCACCGCGCCGAACATCATCGGCTGCGATACCTGGGGCGCGCGACAGCCCACCGAGCCAATCACAGTGCTCTCCTCGAAGCCAACCAAGGTGATCGTGCATCATACCGCCACGTCGAACTCCACCGACTACTCGCTGGCGCATGCCTACTCGCTGGCGCGGGCGATCCAGAACTACCACATGGACAACAATGGCTGGATCGACACCGGGCAGCAGTTTACGATTAGCCGGGGCGGCTATGTGCTGGAAGGACGCCACCGCAGCCTTGAGGTGTTGCAGGGCGGCGTCAACCACGTGCGCGGCGCGCACTGCCTGAACCAGAACGATGTTGCCGTTGGGATCGAGAACGAGGGCACCTACATAACGGCAACACCGCCCCAGGCGCTCTACGATAAGCTCGTGGCGATGTGCGCCTACATCTGCCAGCAGTACGGCATTCCCAGCACGGAGATCTACGGCCACCGCGATTTCAACGCCACCGAGTGCCCCGGCGATAAGCTCTATGCCATGCTGCCGCAGCTCCGCAGCGATGTCGCGGCGCTGATCGGCGGTCCCACCCCGCGTGTCTGGCCGATCGTTCAGCGTGGGCACACCGGCGAGCGTGTCAAGACCGTGCAATACCTGCTGCGCGAGCACGGCCAGAGCCTGACGGTCGACGGCATCTTCGGCTCAGGCACCGAGCGCGCCGTCAAGAAGTTCCAGTCCTCCAAGGGCCTGACCGCCGATGGGATTGTGGGCGCGCAAACCTGGGAGGTGCTGGTGATCGTGACTAAGCAGGGCGATAGCGGCGACGCCGTGCGCGCCGTGCAGAGCCAGCTCGTCTCCAAAGGCTACAGCCTGGTGATCGACGGCATCTTCGGCCCGGCCACCGACAGCGCGGTCAGGAGCTTTCAGACCTCGCGCGGCCTGACC